The Dreissena polymorpha isolate Duluth1 chromosome 9, UMN_Dpol_1.0, whole genome shotgun sequence genome contains the following window.
cacaaagtgctcgaTGGTTTGTGCATGCGTCTGTTACATTTTTTCTAACCCTTTTTCTCATAAGATTTTAACAAAACTTAACTGGAATAATAATTGAGACTCCATTTAAAATTGAGTTATTTTCTTTCAAAGTAGTTCAAATTGTTTAGGTCCATTGCAAAATAAAGTGCCATGAGCTTTAAATAATATGATCATAGGTGCTACCTTATGTACGGGCAAAAGCTTAATAATTTGATAGCTGTTTACAAATAACAGTAATTTTATAAGTACATTTCAAATTATTCTCACAACACATCCTTGCAGGCTGCACATTTTGTTTTGGAAAACCTATTATTGGCCCTGGGCTTTTTTGAAGCTAAAATTGGAAACACACAGCTTTGAAAGTAAATGAAATGTGGCGATAAGTGTGAATGTCTTGTGTATACAATTGAGGTTTGTCCTGTTTCAGAATTACATATGCTGCCTTTCAACCATGTGTGTATGTTAAttgataatatatcacatgctgCCTTAATTTAACATATTCTTTAGCGGCAAatatttgtggttggataattaaacgattttcatcttatcgtgacactatactatttcggtgaTGTCTGTTTttttcatcttgaaagcaaaactgtgtcacgatagtcaattatatattcccctgacgatttagtgaacaAGTACTGACCCTCAAAGtttgcgagatggattttaacgcgtaatagtaactgggccacaatgcatgtcgtttgaacatacagagagtagtccggaattccttacactgaaaagtgctacatcctttacgctgagcacagacacagtgatgtggccaaagttcagaggttttatctcgaatcagcctatgaaatattcgaatatattcgtgcgtgtctgctggcgttatgttaaagtcatttaatgtgaaaagttgggtaaaacagctacgccgaatagGCGCTTTAGTGGTCTATACCCATGGTTatgtcagagttgttgacaccgtgtgaactgctagggtaacaagttatgcattaacaacaaagtatGGTTCAACAGGGCtttctttatgactacctaatttgtgagtaaaaggtgttgctcgcagatttatttattttctattttcatcaattatcttattgtatattttgaatttgtatatggtgttaaatatcaaaagttttgtacTGGGAATTTCCATCATGCAATTATATTcatagtgagataggtattcgatattgcaacaatattcatttaatattatgGTGATTGCAAAACATCTTTATATtgagttctcattaccatttttatCATACATTATATGCTTTCAGGACGCCACAAAAGGCcacgttgttgttattttgtctaagttatctctatagaATAAATAGAATGGTAAATTGTGCACACATATATCGACCCGTGCgttagacacactctttataaatttgaaaggCTTGTGTTCGTTTTAAACTTgcgatttattttgaaaaatgagttgtgtCTTAAaatatgcaatagcgaacaacttcaatgccttcagcgctttgattgattttttaaatgtcatGTACACAGGTTGCCTAGGTGTATTatagaccagttcattgttattgttgaaTTCCGGTTTTTTGCGCATGCGCAATacactggtaggcaaaagcactggttacagtaacgttaAAAATTGAGATAACGGAACGTGTTGAGTCAATAAATCGAAAACAAactctaaaaaaacaaacataataactCCTCAATACTATTTCAAATATAGCATTCTTAGTGCCATTAtagtttattaatacatttatttgcatattaaaaaaaCGCGTCATAAGAATCAAAGTAAAAATGGTCTGAAAACTGAAACACCGACAGTGTGACAACACAAAGAGCTCTTTGCATACGCcgtattattttttacaaaagagCTTCaatgaataacaaaaataataatacatataattataaaattatagtTAACAATGGTATGAGAACGCTAGtgagataaaaaaacaacaactatgagtgatagaaagtgtaacgGGTTTATAAagaataaacgtactacaaagccctataaAAAACGAAGTGCTTggcggtatttacatgtaattttaaaattgatgggttttgtacaatgAATGACACTATTGAGAAATATTAAcattcaactgaaaaacacaacttcacatgatgcaaattgaactgtgtattcatgtataatGAAAACTCGTAACTAGTGAaaatgagtgacaaatatctatACATTTAACACACAgatatatatatcttatatatttcGTAAATGTTATTTACCCCCGCTGGTGTCAAAAGTaacgttcgtgcattgccgtaacattcaCTCTTCAttcggaatgacgtagttttaattaaccgatgcccgataaatatgttaaatgttttaagtaaattttaaaattagtttttatgAGGAAAACGGGCTTGCGTCTTTCAGTGTACATTTTCTTATAATCTTTATTTGACACATGACTATTTACTACATGACTTTTAACTCtaacaatatgtaacatatttaaGTTAAGAAACAGTATAGTACTTGTCGTTAAATTACTCAATTAAATGACTGCTTAAatctaccagaaagagaagacatggtacAATCAATTACGTTTAATGACCAGCCTGTCATCTGCCAACCGGTGTGGTTTATGACACTATGTTGTTCGTTAAGTCTGGACagtatctgatcaaaacgagataatcgcgGTTCGTGATGAAATAGCGgacaattaaacaccggaattcaaaggcttacacgatttcaagattgatgcaaacaataaaataaaaacaattagatttaaatgactgtaatatttatttcatttttcaaagtTTTAGTTTTCCGAGACAAATTccattatgattattttttatatggTGTGTATATAGAATTTCTATTTATTGTTTTCAATCTTATCTGTTACACTACAgcagaacaacttgttggcatgtttaaaaataaaatctatcAAACTTGTATTACTATATcagagggggttatcacgtgaaaaacaaaatggcgacgtccatgccgagacagatattttgccgttttatacccttctTTACTGTTTTAAAGCCGCTctttttccagccatatcagcaagaaagacATCAGTGTTTATTTCGTAATAAAATTCGTTCTATATCTCGATTTTTCTCACTGCAAAATTCCTTAGCGGGATAACCcaattacagctccactaagtaatttcgcagcgagtgaattcgagatataaagcgaatttaaataccaAATAAAAGCTTGTTACgcaattacacattgttcgtggagaacacacagtaacaaccaaagttcatttatgttttaatcaagatgtatttctgttgaatattttctaacacaacgcttgctaatgatcatgaaatacaattttacagcgcggcggccaacatggccgccacgtcaagaagaaGCGACAAATCACAAAGTTCTTTTCAGACCTAACCGCAGACTGACTACTTCTGACTACACCTCTACATTTTGTCTACTGgttaatttgcatatattttctttataactTTGATTGGTCCTTAGCTAACGTGCATATTGCTGATTGGTTGACTTGCTGGAGTATACTAGAAAAACcaatttattcatgtatttacatgcTTGCCAAATACTCCAAAATCTTATTACTTTGCATTGGTATAGAGTTTTACTGTTATGTTTGTCGGTGCAATATTTTGTGTAACCTATGCAAATAAGACTTTTCGGTGACCCGTTCATCTGTGCTATTTCAATAACTGTGTGAAGTTATACTACTCTCATGTCTTTATGCTGACCCTTTCGTTAATTGAACTCATTATGTGATCAATGCAACTGTTTGTGTCTGATGTAAACCTTTCATGAATAAGTACCTTGTTAAACATCCAGACTCTGGATTTTTCTATTTAACTATACTATCACTTTGTTGACCTATGTTTACTTGGTATCGAAGAACTTTCCAATATTTTTAACTAGTTTTTAAAATATCTCCTTATTAATTTCTATCATTTGTTATACTATATAAACATAACTACTTAATTTATTTATCACTATGGGGTTATTACGTCACAAGCTTATCCATTTCTTACTGATATAGCTGAAAAGTGAGGGTCTTTTAAAACGTAAACGCAGGTAATTAAggatataaaacggcgaaaactCCCTGTAtaggcatggacgtcgccatcttgactatcacatgattaccccctctgtattgGGCCACAAGCATCGTTTATGTCTAAACATATCAGTGTGGTTTGTATATACACTAAATGTCGAGTCgggtaaaattgtatttataaagaattaccagaaatataaacacaaacacacacacaagcccGAAAGTAAGTACTCCTGTGaatttttatttgatgtttcattgtacatgtattataaatttGCCGTTTTGACGAATTATAAAACGCTgcgtattttattttatcatacaaTCCATACATGCAATTTCATTGCAACTCATCATTTCTAATTCCGACATATGGctcattaatttaattattacacATGAACACACAAACGTTGATTTTGATTATAAAGAACGATAATGCtattttcttaaaagaaaattcATACGGTATCAGTGAATAATATGAGGgcagtttgaaataaacaaaatcacaaaaACAAAGTAAATTGAACTATTAAAATGTCACTCAAAACCCGGCGTCGGCCTTTCTGTCTGCACATCTGAAGGGTAAGAGTTCATGGCTGTTAAAAAACAGCCCATCGACGATGCGACGAGGATGCATGCGAATATCACAAACAGCACGACGTCCAAAAAGTTTGCAACTTCTTTCCACGAGAATTCGACGTCACCAGTAGAAGTCTCATCAGACATTCTGCTTTCTGTGCGTGTTATTGTTGACTCGATCCTTCGCGGCTTGGAACAAGATTTACATTTCAAACATCGCATGAAGAAAACCAGAATGCGAGGAATTGTCACTTTATCATCAAAACTGGAAATGCGTAGAAGAGCCAACGCGAGGACGGTTGTCAAGGTGCTGCAAGTGGTTTGGATTATTAGAAAGACCGATATCAACGATATGGAGTTTGAATTCTGTGGTAACGATGAAGAAACAATGGTTAGAAAGACGGCGAACGCCAAGAAGACCGAAATGGAGAAACCGGCCTTCTCTCCGCAGTCAGTCGGCAACAGGAAAACACAGATGTTCAAAATTGCTAGAGTCAAGATAGGGAAGATAACAGACAACATAAAGTATAGTGGTTTTCGTCTAATTGTGATGGAAAAGGTTATTTGGCTTAAAGCGAGATGTTCCCCATCTGTGCAACTGGAGTTATTTATATCCCAACCCGGATTGGGTTCGTAAAATAATAGGTCGGTTCCACTCGATGCACATTTCAGGAAAACCTACAAATACAGATAATGCAAATGTAAACGCTGTTGTACCGTTGTTTTAGACGTAGCCAAATAGACAACACATTTTAGTTTGCACTTCTAAAGATGTGTATGTACATTACCTCCGTTATCTGGTAAGACCAAGCTTGAAACTTCAGGTAGCATGTCTGATAATCGAACGGGAAGTTTGTGATGTCCATTGAACACTTGGATTCAAACACCTTCAATTAGGAATACAGAAGGCAAAATTGGCACATTTTTtggttaaagggaccttttcacagattttggcagatattgaagtttgtcattaattaaatgctttatattgatacatgtaaacattggatctaaaaagctccagtaaaacaagaataaaataaaacaaagaaaaaagtaactctcTACTGGgcacgaaccactgaccctggagtaaaTGACTTACGCTTAGAtcaatcggccatccgtgctcacacaataggtgattattttatactttatataagcactcCTCGTGGTGTCACAAAaaattacgacaacaacagaactctcgaaaCTATTTCATCCTTTCACTttttcaacgctttataagtttcatgtttttaaatcgtcaaaagatgcatataatggatattttagaacatggtaaatggtcagaattgctgtttcctcacaattatcataaattcaacgaaaattggcgaatgttaaaaacaatttagttttgatgttgtcaatttaccaaaaagtggaaaggtccctttaaacgtTTGCGAATCTCTCAATTGTGTTTATAATCTAACAAAATGTGCACACCTaagacaaatatatatatatatatatatatatatatgtatgttgtttgaaggcaattaaattcaaataattatatgcgcaaacatttataaaatcaCTTAAGTGTATGGATTCTGTGAATATCAATGACTTTATACGTACTTGAAAAGGAGACCAATATACTTCCCCGCTGTTGTAATTCCTCACGTTGAGTGACGACACACCGAGTTCCTTGTGCTCCAGATTAGAATTTCTCAAGGCAATGTCAGGCTTCCATACCTCATTCTGCTCAAAAAGTGGTACATAATCAGTATCCATATGAATATTGTGTTTCAATTCTTGTTATtgacattatttataaataaagttgACTACTAATAGCGAAAGTGACAGGTTTGGGCCAGGACATGATCTGGGAATAGAAGCAGGCCAATCACTAACTTTAAATTCGAGTGCTTTATCAATTAACCTACCGATATATTCGTATAATGAAAAACATAACGCTTTGTTTCACTTTTAAGGGTATACTTTATTCAGCTTGGGACTATCCGCCGATTTCCAAAAGTCAAGCTTTTTTATATAATGCCATGTTTTGTTTGTCCGGAGCAAACGGTATACATACGAACTTTAAACTTCATACgtatgtaaataaatacaaatgaggCAGAGTACAGAGCCCAGTGAATATATATAACGTATTACGCAGTTTTTTAATTGGTCGATTACCCTTTTTccgaatattttctttaactttagattGCAAATACTCTTGGGGAATTGATAAATGAGTGTTCATTACACCGGCATTGCAACTGTATATTTATGATAATCAAAGACAGTGGCATGTCTAGTAAAGACCGCCTATCAAGTTGACACAAGTATAGCTCGCCAATACTAACCAGGCATTGacaattgtgtatgaataattaatataatttgatTTCCGCAATGTAAGCGATTTTAATCAATCGGAGCGTACCTCACTAAGTGTggtagtatgttttttttaaactcatGCTCGAACAAAACCGAATACAAACATAGAAAACAATCCacgctttcatttattcaaatgtaGTTAAGGAGTGTCAGGTCAATGTTTGGTGAGCTACAAGTTCAGTTAAAAGCGGTAGACTGCGCTAGTGAATGACCGGTTAGCGCAGTTGTTGATACATGCACTCCTCAACTAAGCGTACTGGGGTCAATTCCAGTccccggaagcatgtgagtttggttggtagTCTCCATACCGTAGAGGAGGAATGTCGTCTGGTTACTCCGGCTTCCCCAACAACACATGacaacaccaaaaataaaaaccTTCCAGTAACGACTCAATagttggaaattgcagctataattaaaAAATCTCTCCAACATTCATGAGTATAGTAAATACATTATATAGGATAGCTGGGATCACTCCGGGTCTACACATAATGCAGCAGaaggcgcggaaggacctcataaactttgaaatacacaaacAGAAAGCGCTCGTTCGTGGTTtctatttcataattttaatagtATGTATTTAGAAAGATGTATTGAATAAATAGAATGTTGACATGTGGCCAATATGCGACAGAAATGTCATTATGATCGGTCTCATTCCATCTTAGAAACGCGTCTTTCCAACTGAAAATCAGCAATGCCGCTGTTTTCATCGTTTCTTTGGCTTCATtcagctcatttatggccatcagAAATAGTTGCACTGTAACctctgtgaaaaaaaaacaaatcaaataacaataattttgTCGTAAATGCGACACCTCTTGTGGCGATTGTACTTCGCAAACACCCAAAAATGTTAAggaaactacatgtatatgaaaactTACATTTGTGAGCATAAATGTTCTAGAAATAATATCAATATCATTGTAcagttttattaattgtatttgtttgttaacGACACGCCAAAATCTTCgtgttttaacaatttttattaataaaaatcgaATCAAACAAAACTAATGTCGTTCTTCCGTTTAATTTTTGGAATTTATACGGCGTGGTTacgtgttaacccatttatgcctagcgtctagaaaaaaaaggccttggcaaacagcgtagacccagatgagacgcggcatgatgcggcgtctcctcagtgtctgcgctgtttgcttaaaggaatttctgtaaaaaatattctaaatatagaaataaatatactagacgtccataattttggaaataaatcgatccaatgaagaaggatgggagagtccactaggcttaaatgggttaaaagaaaGGTTAAGAAGACGAGTGCTTTAAGATGCTTAAATTGTGTCTGGGAgataatcaattattattttaacgaGAACGAAAAAGAGAGAGAGGAAGGACGTACTGGCAGAGCTTGTGGGAAGATAGGCTTTAAGAGAAATCAGCGTAATTGACCTTCTACTGGTCGAAAACTGTAGTAGGTGATCTTATTGACAGAGCACTTGTGAAATGAAACTTGAATCGGGATTAGACGGGAGCAATATGTCTTAGCTATTTCGCAGGCACCGGTCAACCAATCACTGACAATAGCTGCTCATAGCTTGAAGTAGATTGCAATCATCAACGAATCACATGGCAAACTGGTGTGTATTGTAGTTCCCTCGATGTTTTATTGCCAAATGCCAACTTTCTGCAAAGTTTAAGGCAGCCAGATACAAGATGTggcaatattatttaatttaacattgtTCTAATGTTCGCGTCTTGTTAAACAGGCTATTTATGCATAGTTgccatttttcggcgtaagctgcataagccagcttttcaccttagcctgacctttgtaagtgtccaataaaattccaataaaatttcccgcggctaggtacgaatgaatacacttcatttattccattggctgatttgagtataccaccagaacattggaaacatatccgcgtctttgtaacactgttttactgtatgaaacaattttatctcgaatgaaaaggcttaatagatagaacagttttacactcaattctcgacatcaatacagtttgtgcgtacaccttttattttcatagtattaccagcgcaagagcgtttatacttaaaaggctatgttctcatatttagtacttacttccttattcctgtcaacatgttaacatgtaaaagtataacgagcaatggaagcgaggcctcactttaaagcattgcatttcaacccgcgaggtatatcgggtcaattcgcggacattcagagtttatatacaagtcatcaccggagttggcggccagtaaaataatcgttatataataaagacgctatccgtgaactaggtgacctggaattttctttagaccagaaatatgttaaatgaatatattcagcaatataattatggtatgtaaataatagattcttaatgtgttttcaacaatacaatgataaatattattgttgataaatttaacaataattattcgtccatattgcctaatgtactaaagtgatattatgagcatgtaacagtttataggtgtctatcgcaaccgttgattatttttgatgtttctacttcatatacacttatattaattaatgcagcatcatcatactaaaacaatataccagaaagagaaaaataatgcatttgaatatcaaccgtactttcgtttgacaactgatcatgcgtttacgagttgaacctaaatttagttttagtgcagatttgttcatacgacacaaagacacgaaattgttttacagatcatttcagcttacaggactgggtgggtcacgtaagaatatcgaatataaaatatatttttataaacaactggtagcaaggtgagttgcagataattaatcagtaaccacattttaactaactattttgacctgttaattcttttcagctcaattcaacagtgcaaaatgcccataatatcactttaagcattagcacgatgataattgatactgttaataatcgaatcaaatagcaatgcccgacaaaccactaaaacaggtttgttcaaagaacgcgcctataaatacggatacttctcgtgtggccggttgactcatatgtttaaatttcacttccattcttcttttggttttctgttttgtaggtttatgaccagcaatatgttataatgtaaaataagccgcgaaaactccccgtaacatcccgtactgcgtgtgatgcagctcagaactgcacagaaatagacattcgctatacttgatctcattcattaaactatttacgccgtatatcttttttaaagatatttcttgtttgacatGTGTTacaattagggatggcaacggttaatcggttaaccggttatccgtttctttaggaggttaaccgattacaaaattaatattcggttactcttgcagaaaatgcattttttgttgaACGCAATTAATGCTCAAATCGTTAGCACCGTTTCCTTTTCAATCAGCACACACCAGTGATGGTTTTCATCCGTATGCgaaacataaatagactactaCAGAATTAATGTAGTGAATGACTTGAAGGTGATAGTAATCTTGAATAGTTTTTGTCGGATATGTTCGTCCCACcgattgtttatgtttatgtgaaCACTGGAACTTTTGATAGAAACTATTGAAGTTCATCAGTAACTATTTAAACGTTTTGCTATATTGTTATGTCTGGTTTAATTGTGTATATGTAGATAGGATGTCATATTAAACACGGCGTTGCTAAGTTGACGCAGCTAACCAAACCCACGTACAAAAAAATAATGACATCCTTTAATGCGCTCGATGGAGTCTAAAGCATAACCCACATATTTAAAACTCAGTCAAGCAGAGCCATTTCAATAACTCGCGCAAGTAAACAAGATCACTTAGTATCCCATTAACATTACcacgctttgttttattattccccgagcgtaaaaacgcttcatttattattaaatgaacaaaGATTTTGAGAGAgcgaaagtaataaaataaagttgttttttaacaaGCATCATATATTATCCCATTATGATAAACACGCTTCATTTATTATGTATTATCCGTTGATCAAAGTCACGTTTCATATAGTATGCCATTAGCAAACGGACTAACGCTGAATTTCAAATACCacgcttttaagaatgtttacgcGTTTCTAAAACACTAAACTCTGTTGGGAAAACTAAAATGTTAGGGTCagtgattttataataaataatccgtatatttaatgtaatgtgaCTTGTCACAACGTGACTCATTCTCTTTTCATGTAAGGCAATACGTGCATTCAAAATTAATCGTTCCCCTAACAATCCTAATTGAACGGCGTCATATGAAAATGGGCtctatgccatatgcggccagcgttgctCAAGAGCAGCCTGCGCAGTCACGTAAGGTCTCGTGGTCTCATTGGCGTACAGTGTAGCTTCTGGCAAGACAAAACGAATGCGTTaattggtctggagctacatgtgtcgaataagacccatttGCGCATGACGCGGATTAAATAATATTCAGTACGTTTGTGTACTCGAATACAGCCAATGCCATCGTTAAGTATAGCACTGCACTTTGGTGTTATCGCAACTTCGAAAGtcaactattataaataaaaataagttgcatttatatatcatcatGATAGTTCTCCTTTTCCTTTTCCTAATTATCATCAATTTCAGCAGTGTCATGATCATCAATATCgtcatcattagcagcagtaccagcatcaGTGGCATGTCACTGCATTAGAGTATTATTATAACCACAATTGTATCATAACTCTGTGATAAATATCATACATcattgtgtaatttaaaaagggacgtgttcacagatgttcacattatttgaagtgtgtcattaaaagccTTTAATAGGTAGATTTTAACATCGGTGATACAGAGCTCCGgtataaaaacaaagacacaatttataaacgaaaatcaaaGCAAACTATctgcttaacgaaaatccagtgtatgttgaaatttcgtccctgattagcctttacggactgcacaggctaatcttggacgacactgtacgaacaTGCCTGGATTTCTCACAACGCTGCAAGACAATCAACACGACggagtatatttgcatatatatgtaattgtttataaacgtcaAAGACCTTTATGCTACATATATAGGTCTTTGTAAACGTATACGTTTTtcggatgtttttttatttatgtggtacaaagacagtcggttaaccggttaaccgctccaatatcgaaacaggttaaccggttacggatttctttggtttgccatccctagttacaatatttcaaaataattgtgcaataagtTGTAACGAATAGAATTCTTACCGGTTGTCTTCGACTGGTCGTCAGCGGGTCGCACCCTGTGGTTGTACTTATTCTCGGCGAACAGCTTTGTGTACAGAGCCTTTACATCTTCTCCGCTGTAACTGGTCGCGTAACGCTCATGCGCAATCAAAATCATCGCTGCGAAAATGGTAAAGGGGAAAGACATCTTCTGAAATAACGGTAGTTGCACACTTAAAAACACGGACCACACTATAAGACGATATCTACATATGGTAACAAATTTATTCTGTCATTGAAATATATAATCGATTGTATTAATTATGAActgaacaaaaaaacacacatgcattaacataTTCAAACCCTTTCCTAGCATGGAGGTATACACTGATTACATGCATGAAGGTACTTCTCGTTTTGGCGTGTCTGTTTGTTGGCGACATTCAAACCCACCaagaatatgaatatgaataaatttataaattcTCGTTAACAACaagaacaatttatttaatatttgacatGTAACATCAGCTAGTAGTGTTCGATAAAGTTTCAAATCATGCCTCCGGGGTGATAATCGCCCTGTATGTGGGTGTGGGGTGAAATGTTTTAAATTCGCATTTGcttaattttaacattttgttttcctCCAAATCCATCAGATTGTGGTATTTTTAAAAGATTGTTCAAATCGCACGCCTGGGTGTTGAAACTAACCACGTGCAACATTATTCCATTTTTCTATCTACTTAAgctatttaaataaaactgtccgaccgacggacggacggacgaacggacagaatAAATGGTATACCCTTCATATTGTGAAGACAGAATTTCACGGAAGAATAGTAGATTTTGCCCCATAAAAGAGAAATTCCATCAGAAAACAGCATGAATTTGATGATCGGTCCACATTTTAtgcaaatataaatacattacaagaAATATGACAAGAACgtttttgctatt
Protein-coding sequences here:
- the LOC127844717 gene encoding neuronal acetylcholine receptor subunit beta-2-like, whose product is MILIAHERYATSYSGEDVKALYTKLFAENKYNHRVRPADDQSKTTEATLYANETTRPYVTAQAALEQRWPHMNEVWKPDIALRNSNLEHKELGVSSLNVRNYNSGEVYWSPFQVFESKCSMDITNFPFDYQTCYLKFQAWSYQITEVFLKCASSGTDLLFYEPNPGWDINNSSCTDGEHLALSQITFSITIRRKPLYFMLSVIFPILTLAILNICVFLLPTDCGEKAGFSISVFLAFAVFLTIVSSSLPQNSNSISLISVFLIIQTTCSTLTTVLALALLRISSFDDKVTIPRILVFFMRCLKCKSCSKPRRIESTITRTESRMSDETSTGDVEFSWKEVANFLDVVLFVIFACILVASSMGCFLTAMNSYPSDVQTERPTPGFE